A window of the Cystobacter fuscus genome harbors these coding sequences:
- a CDS encoding cytochrome P450, which produces MPSPTNSDSSLQGLSLNPISPENLVNPIPLYKALRESEPVYWSDTVHAWLVTRYADVVACFRDPRLSANRTNFYEQQLQGMGGDVAGEFLKSARLQMTMRDGADHIRVRRQASPGFTPQGLDTYRPAIRQFMGMLLDRVQEWGHMDVVKEISYQLPPLVIAEFLNIPAQDRERFQAWARPLADFANPKPGVNMQDVAREASRVTVEMNAYLAERIEERRHHPGSDMLSLMIHAQELGRMTEDDLAANTLLILTAGHLTTTDQISNGVYDLLSHPEQRQKLQNDRTLLRSAVEEMLRFSPAVPFAFRVAAQDFTLHGKDIRKGDTVFLGLAAANRDPSVFTDPETFDITRDSVQQKHLTFAFGAHHCLGAGLARREMEISIEMLLDRLPQVRLDETKKPQHKVGLVFRSFNSLHLDW; this is translated from the coding sequence GTGCCAAGTCCGACCAACTCAGACTCGTCGCTGCAGGGGCTCTCGCTCAATCCCATCAGCCCCGAGAACCTCGTCAATCCGATTCCGCTCTACAAAGCGTTACGTGAGAGCGAGCCGGTGTACTGGTCGGACACGGTGCACGCCTGGCTCGTCACGCGCTATGCCGACGTGGTGGCGTGCTTTCGCGATCCGCGGTTGAGCGCCAATCGCACCAACTTCTACGAGCAACAGCTCCAGGGGATGGGTGGGGACGTGGCCGGCGAGTTCCTCAAGTCGGCCCGGTTGCAGATGACCATGCGCGATGGCGCGGACCACATCCGCGTGCGTCGGCAGGCCAGTCCGGGCTTCACCCCGCAGGGGCTCGACACCTACCGTCCCGCCATCCGCCAGTTCATGGGCATGCTGCTGGATCGCGTGCAGGAGTGGGGGCACATGGACGTGGTGAAGGAGATTTCGTACCAGCTCCCGCCGCTCGTCATCGCCGAGTTCCTCAACATCCCCGCGCAAGACCGGGAGCGCTTCCAGGCCTGGGCCCGACCCCTGGCGGACTTCGCCAATCCGAAGCCGGGCGTGAACATGCAGGACGTGGCCCGTGAGGCGAGCCGGGTCACCGTGGAGATGAACGCCTACCTGGCGGAGCGGATCGAGGAGCGCCGTCACCATCCAGGCAGCGACATGCTCAGCCTGATGATCCACGCCCAGGAACTGGGCCGGATGACGGAGGATGATCTCGCGGCCAACACGCTGCTCATCCTCACCGCGGGACACCTGACCACCACGGATCAGATCAGCAACGGCGTCTACGATCTGCTCTCCCATCCCGAGCAGCGCCAGAAGCTGCAGAATGACCGTACCCTGTTGCGCTCCGCCGTGGAGGAGATGCTGCGCTTCTCCCCCGCGGTCCCCTTCGCCTTCCGCGTCGCCGCGCAGGACTTCACGTTGCATGGCAAGGACATCCGCAAGGGCGACACCGTGTTCCTCGGGCTGGCCGCGGCCAACCGGGACCCCTCGGTCTTCACGGATCCCGAAACGTTCGACATTACCCGGGACAGCGTCCAGCAGAAGCACCTGACCTTCGCGTTCGGCGCGCACCACTGCCTGGGCGCGGGTCTGGCCCGCCGCGAGATGGAGATCTCCATCGAGATGCTCCTGGATCGACTGCCCCAGGTGCGTCTGGACGAGACGAAGAAGCCCCAGCACAAGGTCGGCCTCGTCTTCCGCAGCTTCAACTCGCTTCATCTGGACTGGTGA